In one window of Shewanella goraebulensis DNA:
- the ilvA gene encoding threonine ammonia-lyase, biosynthetic, whose product MSIAQEYLQKTLLSSVYDVAKVTPLSSLNKLSARLGSQVYLKREDMQPVHSFKLRGAYNRMAQLTPQQCKDGVVCASAGNHAQGVAMSAASRGIDAVIVMPGTTPEIKIDAVKRLGGNVVLFGEAFDQANEHAKQLAETDNRTYIAPFDDEAVIAGQGTIAQEMLQQQRDIDTVFVPVGGGGLIAGIAAYYKAVMPQVKIVGVEPEDAACLKAAMEAGEPVTLSQVGLFADGVAVKRIGEEPFRVAKDYVDEVVTVTSDEICAAVKDIFEDTRAISEPAGALSVAGLKKYIQQHPKEAGKGERVAAILSGANVNFHSLRYVSERCELGEQKEAVLAVKVPEKPGSFLRFCQILNKRAMTEFNYRFSSRDSAVVFAGIRISQGQAELDDIIAHLEAEDFQVQDLSEDETAKLHVRYMVGGRPPEPLDERLYSFEFPEHPGALLKFLTTLQSQWNISLFHYRNHGAAFGRVLAGFEVPASDETAFAKFLTDLGFVYQEETNSPAYQLFLSSGSK is encoded by the coding sequence ATGTCTATAGCACAAGAATATTTACAGAAAACCCTGCTGTCATCAGTCTATGACGTGGCGAAGGTAACCCCTTTGTCGAGCTTAAATAAGCTGTCTGCCCGTTTGGGCAGTCAGGTTTATCTTAAACGTGAAGACATGCAGCCAGTGCATTCGTTTAAATTACGTGGTGCTTATAATCGCATGGCGCAGTTAACGCCGCAGCAATGTAAAGACGGTGTAGTCTGTGCTTCAGCAGGCAACCATGCCCAAGGTGTGGCAATGTCAGCTGCTAGTCGCGGTATTGATGCTGTGATTGTGATGCCGGGAACAACGCCTGAAATTAAAATCGATGCAGTAAAGCGCCTTGGCGGAAATGTGGTGTTATTTGGCGAAGCATTCGATCAAGCTAATGAGCACGCAAAGCAATTAGCGGAAACTGACAACCGCACTTATATCGCCCCTTTTGATGATGAAGCCGTGATTGCGGGTCAGGGGACGATTGCTCAAGAAATGCTACAACAACAGCGTGATATCGACACTGTCTTTGTGCCAGTCGGTGGTGGTGGACTGATTGCGGGTATTGCTGCGTATTACAAAGCTGTGATGCCACAAGTTAAAATTGTTGGGGTTGAACCTGAAGATGCTGCTTGTTTAAAAGCGGCAATGGAAGCAGGCGAGCCAGTAACATTATCGCAAGTCGGCTTATTTGCTGATGGCGTCGCGGTTAAACGTATTGGCGAAGAGCCATTTCGTGTGGCAAAAGATTACGTTGATGAAGTAGTGACGGTCACGTCTGATGAAATCTGCGCAGCTGTAAAAGATATTTTTGAAGATACACGAGCGATTTCAGAGCCCGCTGGCGCATTGTCGGTTGCTGGGCTTAAAAAGTATATTCAGCAGCACCCTAAAGAAGCGGGAAAAGGTGAGAGAGTTGCTGCCATTTTAAGTGGCGCTAATGTTAACTTTCACAGTTTGCGCTATGTGTCTGAACGATGTGAGTTAGGTGAGCAAAAAGAAGCTGTATTAGCAGTTAAAGTGCCTGAGAAACCAGGGAGCTTTTTACGTTTTTGCCAGATCTTAAATAAGCGCGCCATGACCGAGTTTAACTACCGCTTTAGCAGTCGTGACAGTGCTGTAGTGTTTGCGGGAATTCGGATTAGCCAAGGCCAAGCTGAATTAGATGACATCATCGCTCACTTAGAGGCTGAAGATTTTCAGGTTCAGGATTTATCAGAGGATGAAACTGCCAAGCTTCATGTTCGTTATATGGTTGGTGGCAGACCGCCAGAGCCATTAGATGAACGTCTTTATAGCTTTGAGTTTCCTGAGCACCCAGGCGCATTACTTAAGTTTTTAACGACCTTACAAAGCCAGTGGAATATCAGTTTATTCCATTATCGTAACCATGGCGCCGCATTTGGCCGCGTGTTAGCTGGGTTTGAAGTGCCTGCTAGCGATGAGACTGCATTTGCAAAGTTTTTAACAGATTTAGGTTTTGTATATCAAGAAGAAACTAATAGCCCTGCTTATCAGTTGTTTCTGAGCTCGGGATCTAAATAG
- a CDS encoding sensor domain-containing diguanylate cyclase: MEKRKLPSVSCNNIEHLQRRVSRLRRLATKYKRAEIIQNALLEISNIATHVVSLDAFYQGVHNHLQSLIPADNFFIASVDNNTGNISLPFFADEKDPHPSELYPDEEISSLLQRGITGYVLKTGEPLFCDEQRFVELVAEGKIDDLGSPCLQWLGFPIKHNNIVSGVLVVQSYSNDISYGELELELMGFICHHISGVMERLRHNEELEIAIIQRTKELSQAYDKVKLEVQERVKAEKLQESLFQIADLSASNISGQDFYPQIHQVISQLLPADNCFISLVHKASKTLSFPFYVSQLSGEPPKPRAMQDGLTEFILKHQQPKLLSQQDIKDMVQAGVIYGTNPALNHTQTMKQWIGIPLFIHGEIAGGLTIYSLTDQNSYEAKDLELLTFVSQHIANAIERKFAVEQLKRSHELLEDKVEKRTKAIAEMNDNLQRQIMQRKKMEAQLVYDAKHDNLTGLPNRSFFMERLSQAIKHVRRHQDEQFSLLFIDLDGFKQINDTLGHLEGDRFLIETSTRLKLCIRENDTLARLGGDEFVILLDSIHNLKDAEEVCERILQTISEPYVLAHQQVISGASIGVAFSCLNASDNSESILRNADTAMYQAKSKGKGCYVIFDRETEYHFNQRIELEQDFLSALENGDIVVELTPIVSFADSDILAYEPISHWQHPSQGLIDNNELSTLANQTQTMMMLDDYIFKYIDHHYKALASGLGDGIQIHIPLSSQHIKHKYGLRSLKNTIKRSQISASKLWIFFHEKSFVKDSTHHISAFESLVELGVNIGINGFGTGYSSLSSLSFLPIKALKLDADVSQHLINDKQLQLAKAYQLIATTLGFEIYAEGVNTPEQKKTLENLGYHQGQGEVFSLANLVLTQHTEQVETPALASELII, translated from the coding sequence ATGGAAAAGAGGAAACTCCCTTCAGTTAGTTGCAATAATATCGAACACCTTCAAAGAAGGGTTTCAAGATTAAGGCGATTAGCAACAAAATATAAACGTGCTGAAATCATTCAAAACGCCTTATTAGAAATTTCCAACATTGCTACCCACGTGGTGTCACTTGATGCTTTTTACCAAGGTGTGCATAACCATCTGCAAAGCCTGATTCCTGCTGATAACTTTTTCATTGCCTCCGTCGACAATAACACTGGTAACATCAGTCTACCTTTTTTTGCCGATGAAAAAGATCCTCACCCTTCTGAACTCTATCCTGATGAAGAAATCTCTTCTTTATTACAACGTGGTATTACAGGGTACGTTTTAAAGACAGGTGAACCACTCTTTTGTGATGAGCAACGATTTGTAGAGCTCGTCGCTGAAGGGAAAATTGATGATCTTGGCTCCCCTTGCTTGCAATGGCTTGGATTTCCTATCAAGCATAATAATATCGTGTCAGGTGTATTGGTGGTTCAAAGTTACAGTAACGACATCAGTTACGGTGAATTAGAACTAGAGTTAATGGGGTTTATTTGTCATCACATTTCCGGAGTAATGGAGCGCCTTCGACATAATGAAGAACTAGAAATTGCGATTATTCAACGCACTAAAGAACTCAGCCAAGCCTACGACAAAGTTAAGCTTGAAGTTCAAGAAAGAGTGAAAGCAGAAAAATTACAAGAGTCCTTATTTCAAATAGCCGATCTTTCAGCATCAAACATCAGCGGCCAAGATTTCTATCCCCAAATCCACCAAGTCATAAGCCAATTATTACCTGCCGATAATTGTTTTATTTCGTTAGTACATAAAGCATCGAAAACTTTATCATTTCCTTTTTATGTATCGCAATTAAGTGGCGAGCCACCAAAACCAAGGGCAATGCAAGATGGGTTAACCGAATTTATCTTGAAGCATCAACAGCCCAAACTATTAAGCCAACAAGATATTAAAGACATGGTTCAAGCCGGTGTAATTTACGGCACCAACCCAGCGCTTAACCACACCCAAACAATGAAACAATGGATTGGTATCCCATTATTTATCCATGGTGAAATTGCTGGCGGTTTAACGATTTACAGTCTCACCGACCAAAACTCATACGAGGCAAAAGATCTAGAACTGCTCACGTTTGTTTCGCAGCACATTGCCAATGCGATTGAGCGTAAGTTTGCCGTTGAGCAATTAAAGCGTAGCCACGAGTTATTAGAAGATAAAGTAGAAAAACGAACAAAAGCGATTGCTGAAATGAATGACAACTTGCAACGTCAAATCATGCAGCGCAAGAAAATGGAAGCCCAATTGGTATACGATGCTAAGCACGACAACTTAACAGGCTTACCTAATCGCAGCTTTTTTATGGAGCGGTTGTCTCAAGCCATTAAGCATGTTCGTCGTCATCAAGATGAACAGTTTTCACTGCTTTTTATCGATTTAGACGGCTTTAAACAAATCAATGACACTTTGGGACATTTAGAGGGCGATAGGTTTCTAATTGAAACCTCTACTCGTCTTAAACTATGTATTAGAGAAAATGACACTTTAGCGCGTCTTGGAGGCGATGAATTTGTCATTTTATTAGACTCAATCCACAATCTTAAAGATGCAGAGGAAGTGTGTGAGCGAATTTTACAAACGATTTCTGAGCCATATGTTTTAGCACATCAGCAAGTTATTTCAGGAGCAAGTATTGGCGTAGCGTTTAGTTGCCTCAATGCATCTGATAATAGTGAGTCTATTCTCAGAAATGCCGATACCGCAATGTATCAAGCAAAATCTAAAGGCAAAGGCTGCTATGTTATTTTTGACAGAGAGACAGAATATCACTTCAATCAGCGTATCGAGTTAGAACAGGATTTTTTAAGTGCCTTAGAAAACGGCGACATTGTCGTCGAGTTAACTCCCATAGTGTCTTTTGCCGACTCTGATATCTTAGCTTATGAGCCTATCAGTCATTGGCAACATCCTTCTCAAGGTTTAATCGACAATAACGAGTTATCAACACTCGCGAATCAAACTCAAACCATGATGATGTTAGATGACTATATTTTTAAATATATCGACCATCATTATAAAGCGCTTGCCAGCGGGTTAGGCGATGGAATACAAATTCATATCCCACTTTCTAGTCAACATATAAAGCATAAATATGGACTTCGCAGCTTAAAGAATACCATTAAGCGCAGTCAAATTTCGGCCTCAAAGTTATGGATATTTTTTCATGAAAAGTCTTTCGTTAAAGACAGCACTCATCATATTAGTGCGTTTGAATCACTAGTCGAACTCGGGGTTAATATCGGAATTAATGGCTTTGGCACTGGGTATAGCTCACTCAGCAGTTTAAGCTTTTTACCTATTAAAGCGTTAAAGCTTGATGCAGATGTTAGCCAGCATTTAATTAATGATAAGCAACTACAACTTGCTAAAGCATATCAGTTAATTGCGACGACCCTAGGTTTTGAAATTTATGCAGAGGGCGTGAATACGCCTGAACAAAAGAAAACGTTGGAAAATTTAGGTTACCACCAAGGTCAAGGAGAAGTGTTTTCCTTAGCAAACTTAGTGCTAACTCAGCATACAGAGCAAGTCGAAACGCCTGCGCTAGCGTCTGAACTCATAATCTGA
- the rep gene encoding DNA helicase Rep, translated as MKLNPGQNDAVHYVSGPCLVLAGAGSGKTRVIINKIAYLVEKCGYKARNIAAVTFTNKAAREMKERVSQSMGRKEARGLWISTFHTLGLEIIKREHKVVGLKAGFSLFDDQDTFALLKELTEDELEEDKDLIKALASAISNWKGDLVIPDQALKRGGDEQTQLFAKLYQRYAQHMKAYNALDFDDLILLPTLLLRNNEEVRTRWQTRFQYLLVDEYQDTNTSQYELVKLLVGDRARFTVVGDDDQSIYSWRGAKPQNLVLLGKDFPQLRLIKLEQNYRSSQRILRAANILIANNPHVYEKRLFSELAYGEPLRVLFAANEEQEAERVIAEIVRHKFMGKTKFGDYAILYRGNHQSRLLERALMTNRIPYKLSGGTSFFARAEIKDIMAYLRLVVNPDDDNAFLRVVNLPKRGIGPATLERLGNYANQKHISMFEAIFQAELNHHLAPAAMASLYQFGKFIVDTGEIATRGEPVDAIKQLIRKINYEDYLYETSTSAKAAEMRMKNISELYRWVTEMLEGDELDEPMTLPEVVTRLTLRDMMERNQEDEGGDQVQLMTLHASKGLEYPYVFMVGTEERILPHQSSIDEDNVDEERRLAYVGITRAQKELWFTMCRERRQFGETMRCEPSRFLMELPQDDLIWENRKPKQTEQEKAQSAKTNIANIRDMFKK; from the coding sequence ATGAAGTTAAATCCTGGGCAAAATGATGCCGTTCACTATGTTTCTGGACCTTGTTTAGTATTAGCAGGGGCTGGCAGTGGTAAAACTCGGGTAATTATTAACAAAATTGCATACTTAGTTGAAAAGTGTGGTTACAAGGCGCGCAATATTGCTGCCGTTACCTTTACCAATAAAGCAGCGCGCGAAATGAAGGAGCGTGTGTCGCAGTCGATGGGACGTAAAGAAGCGCGAGGCTTATGGATTTCAACTTTCCATACCTTAGGTTTAGAAATCATCAAGCGTGAACATAAAGTGGTGGGTTTAAAAGCCGGTTTTTCACTGTTTGATGATCAAGATACGTTTGCGCTTTTAAAAGAGCTCACTGAAGACGAGCTTGAAGAAGATAAAGATCTAATTAAAGCCCTAGCTAGTGCAATATCAAACTGGAAAGGCGATTTGGTCATTCCAGATCAAGCATTAAAACGTGGTGGCGATGAGCAAACCCAATTGTTCGCTAAATTATATCAACGCTATGCTCAGCATATGAAAGCCTATAACGCGTTAGATTTTGATGATCTTATTTTATTGCCAACATTACTACTGCGTAATAACGAAGAAGTCCGAACGCGATGGCAAACCCGTTTTCAATATCTGCTGGTGGATGAGTATCAAGATACCAATACCAGCCAATATGAATTGGTAAAGTTATTGGTTGGCGATCGCGCTCGATTTACAGTGGTAGGTGATGACGATCAATCGATTTACTCTTGGCGCGGTGCTAAACCGCAAAATTTAGTGCTGTTGGGTAAAGATTTTCCTCAATTACGCTTAATTAAGCTTGAGCAAAATTACCGTTCTAGCCAACGAATTTTACGTGCAGCCAATATTTTAATTGCTAATAACCCCCATGTTTATGAGAAAAGGCTGTTCAGTGAATTAGCTTATGGCGAGCCACTAAGAGTGCTTTTTGCTGCTAACGAAGAACAAGAAGCCGAGCGAGTGATTGCTGAAATCGTTCGTCATAAGTTTATGGGTAAAACTAAGTTTGGTGACTACGCGATTTTATACCGAGGTAACCATCAGTCACGATTATTAGAACGTGCTTTGATGACTAACCGTATCCCGTATAAGTTATCAGGCGGAACCTCATTCTTCGCTCGTGCTGAAATCAAAGACATCATGGCTTACTTACGCTTAGTGGTAAACCCGGATGATGATAATGCCTTCTTACGAGTTGTGAATTTGCCAAAGCGTGGTATTGGTCCTGCGACATTAGAGCGTTTAGGTAATTACGCCAACCAAAAGCATATATCGATGTTTGAAGCGATTTTTCAGGCGGAACTGAATCATCATTTAGCGCCAGCTGCTATGGCTTCTTTGTATCAGTTTGGCAAGTTCATTGTCGATACTGGCGAAATTGCCACCCGCGGCGAACCTGTAGATGCGATTAAACAGCTTATTCGTAAAATTAATTACGAAGACTATCTGTATGAAACCAGTACCAGTGCTAAAGCGGCTGAAATGCGGATGAAGAACATTTCAGAATTATATCGTTGGGTCACTGAGATGCTTGAAGGTGACGAACTAGATGAGCCGATGACATTACCAGAAGTTGTGACTCGTCTTACGTTGAGAGACATGATGGAGCGTAATCAAGAGGACGAAGGTGGCGATCAAGTACAATTGATGACACTTCATGCTTCTAAAGGCCTAGAATACCCTTATGTGTTTATGGTGGGGACTGAGGAGCGCATATTGCCGCATCAATCGAGTATTGATGAAGATAACGTCGATGAAGAGCGTCGTTTAGCTTATGTGGGCATTACGCGAGCACAAAAAGAATTATGGTTTACCATGTGCCGAGAGCGTCGTCAGTTTGGTGAAACTATGCGCTGTGAGCCAAGCCGTTTCTTGATGGAGTTGCCACAAGATGATTTGATTTGGGAAAACCGAAAACCTAAACAAACAGAGCAAGAAAAAGCGCAATCTGCTAAAACCAATATTGCCAATATCAGAGATATGTTTAAAAAGTAG
- the ubiK gene encoding ubiquinone biosynthesis accessory factor UbiK: MINPKKLEEMAKQLSDNLPSGVKQFAGEFEERSKQVLQSQLMKLDVVSREEFEVQQHVLLKTREKLEALQAQVEALEAKCSSEDCGK, translated from the coding sequence ATGATTAATCCAAAAAAACTTGAAGAAATGGCTAAGCAGCTTAGTGATAATCTTCCTAGTGGTGTAAAGCAATTTGCTGGCGAGTTTGAAGAGCGCTCAAAACAAGTATTGCAAAGCCAACTGATGAAGTTAGATGTGGTTTCTCGCGAAGAATTTGAAGTACAGCAACACGTGTTATTAAAAACCCGTGAAAAGCTGGAAGCACTGCAAGCACAAGTTGAAGCACTAGAAGCAAAGTGCTCTTCTGAAGATTGCGGTAAGTAA
- the ilvD gene encoding dihydroxy-acid dehydratase, producing the protein MPKLRSATSTEGRNMAGARALWRATGVKEKDFGKPIIAVSNSFTQFVPGHVHLKDMGQLVAGAIEEAGGIAKEFNTIAVDDGIAMGHGGMLYSLPSRELIADSVEYMVNAHCADALVCISNCDKITPGMLMAALRLNIPVIFVSGGPMEAGKTKLSDKIIKLDLVDAMVAGADTNVSDADSKQIERSACPTCGSCSGMFTANSMNCLTEALGLSLPGNGSLLATHAARRNLFLEAGRRIMDLATRYYRDDDDSVLPRNIASFKSFENAMALDIAMGGSSNTVLHLIAAAQEGEVDFTMDDIDRMSRLVPHLCKVAPSTPKYHMEDVHRAGGVMGILGELDRAGLLHTDVPHVAADNGGNLKSVLAKYDIAQTQDESVRRFYSAGPAGIPTQTAFSQDCYWDSVDDDRQEGCIRTRENAFSQEGGLAVLSGNVAENGCIVKTAGVDEENLTFTGSARIYESQDDAVDGILGGEVVAGDVVVIRYEGPKGGPGMQEMLYPTTYLKSRGLGKACALITDGRFSGGTSGLSIGHISPEAAAGGTIALVENGDQIEIDIPSRSIKLAVSDAELAKRKAAMEAKGLQAWKPVSRERYVSLALKAYALLATSADKGAIRDRSKLEG; encoded by the coding sequence ATGCCTAAATTACGCTCAGCAACCAGTACAGAAGGTCGTAACATGGCAGGTGCCCGTGCTTTATGGCGTGCAACTGGTGTAAAAGAAAAGGATTTTGGTAAACCGATTATTGCTGTTTCAAACTCGTTTACTCAATTTGTCCCAGGCCATGTGCATTTAAAAGACATGGGTCAATTAGTGGCTGGCGCAATTGAAGAAGCAGGCGGTATTGCAAAAGAATTCAATACCATCGCAGTTGATGATGGTATCGCAATGGGTCACGGTGGCATGCTTTACAGCTTACCGTCTCGTGAACTGATTGCCGACAGTGTTGAATACATGGTTAATGCCCATTGTGCCGATGCATTAGTGTGTATTTCAAACTGCGACAAAATTACTCCGGGCATGTTGATGGCTGCACTTAGACTTAATATCCCAGTGATATTTGTCTCCGGTGGCCCGATGGAAGCAGGTAAAACTAAGCTTTCAGACAAAATCATTAAACTTGATTTGGTCGATGCGATGGTTGCTGGCGCAGATACGAATGTCAGCGATGCAGACAGTAAACAAATTGAACGTAGTGCTTGTCCTACTTGTGGCTCATGCTCTGGCATGTTCACTGCAAACTCAATGAACTGTTTAACGGAAGCGTTAGGCTTATCATTGCCAGGTAATGGTTCTCTTTTAGCTACGCATGCGGCACGTCGTAATTTATTTTTAGAAGCGGGTCGTCGCATCATGGATCTTGCGACACGCTATTACCGTGACGATGATGACAGCGTATTACCGCGTAATATTGCGTCTTTTAAATCATTTGAAAACGCTATGGCACTCGATATTGCGATGGGCGGTTCATCAAATACCGTTTTACATTTAATCGCAGCAGCCCAAGAAGGTGAAGTCGACTTCACTATGGATGACATCGACAGAATGTCTCGTCTTGTGCCGCATTTATGTAAAGTTGCTCCTTCTACACCTAAGTACCATATGGAAGATGTTCATCGTGCAGGTGGTGTAATGGGCATTTTAGGTGAACTTGATAGAGCAGGTTTATTGCATACGGATGTACCCCATGTGGCGGCAGATAATGGCGGTAACTTAAAATCAGTGTTAGCCAAATATGATATTGCCCAAACGCAAGATGAAAGCGTGCGCCGTTTTTATAGTGCAGGCCCTGCTGGTATTCCAACACAAACTGCATTTAGCCAAGATTGTTATTGGGACAGCGTCGATGATGACCGTCAAGAAGGTTGTATTCGTACTCGTGAAAATGCCTTTAGCCAAGAAGGCGGTTTAGCTGTGCTGTCAGGCAACGTCGCTGAGAATGGCTGCATCGTTAAAACCGCAGGTGTTGACGAAGAGAACCTGACCTTTACTGGTAGTGCTCGCATATATGAAAGCCAAGATGATGCTGTTGACGGTATTTTAGGTGGCGAAGTAGTAGCGGGTGACGTGGTTGTTATTCGTTATGAAGGCCCTAAAGGTGGCCCTGGGATGCAAGAAATGTTGTACCCAACCACTTACCTTAAATCTCGTGGTTTAGGTAAAGCCTGTGCCTTGATTACTGATGGCCGTTTTTCTGGTGGTACGTCTGGCTTGTCTATTGGTCATATTTCGCCTGAAGCCGCTGCTGGTGGCACCATTGCCTTAGTTGAAAATGGCGATCAAATTGAGATTGATATTCCTTCTCGTAGTATCAAACTGGCGGTTTCTGATGCTGAGCTTGCTAAGCGTAAAGCTGCGATGGAAGCGAAAGGTTTACAAGCTTGGAAGCCCGTTAGCCGTGAGCGTTATGTGTCGTTAGCACTGAAAGCTTATGCCTTGCTTGCGACCAGTGCCGATAAAGGCGCAATTCGCGATCGCAGCAAGCTTGAAGGTTAA
- a CDS encoding pyridoxal-phosphate-dependent aminotransferase family protein, whose product MLSVPTISAPSITAFNPPRRTLMGPGPSDVYPEVLAAQAKPTIGHLDPLFVAMMDELKSLIQYAFQTENEMTLAVSAPGSAGMETCFVNLVEAGEKVIVCRNGVFGERMRQNVERVGATAVVVDNEWGEPVSVEAVEAALQANPDAKFLAFVHAETSTGALSDAKSLCALAQEHDCISIVDAVTSLGGVELRVDEWGIDAIYSGSQKCLSCVPGISPVSFSAKAVEKIKSRTTPVQSWFLDQTLVMGYWGSKDSGAKRSYHHTAPVNALYALHESLRLLASEGLENAWQRHADMHQLLRAGLEQLGLSFVVDESCRLPQLNAVYIPDGADDALVRKQLLESYNLEIGAGLGALAGKAWRIGLMGYAARRENVALCLRALDEVLN is encoded by the coding sequence ATGTTATCTGTACCAACAATTTCTGCACCTAGTATTACTGCTTTTAATCCACCACGACGCACCCTTATGGGCCCAGGTCCTTCAGATGTGTATCCTGAAGTACTCGCTGCACAAGCAAAGCCGACCATAGGCCATTTAGACCCATTATTTGTCGCGATGATGGATGAACTTAAGTCTCTTATTCAATATGCATTTCAAACTGAAAATGAAATGACCTTAGCAGTTTCGGCGCCAGGCAGTGCGGGAATGGAAACCTGTTTTGTTAATTTAGTTGAAGCGGGTGAGAAAGTTATCGTGTGCCGTAATGGCGTATTTGGCGAACGTATGCGCCAAAACGTTGAGCGCGTTGGCGCTACTGCTGTTGTGGTTGACAATGAATGGGGTGAACCTGTTTCTGTTGAGGCGGTTGAAGCTGCTTTACAGGCTAACCCTGATGCAAAATTTCTGGCATTTGTGCACGCTGAAACATCCACTGGTGCATTATCTGATGCTAAAAGCTTATGTGCATTAGCGCAGGAGCATGATTGCATCTCCATTGTTGATGCCGTGACTTCACTAGGCGGTGTTGAACTACGTGTTGATGAGTGGGGAATTGACGCGATTTATTCAGGTAGTCAAAAGTGTTTATCGTGTGTGCCTGGTATATCACCTGTGTCATTTTCTGCTAAAGCCGTTGAGAAAATTAAAAGTCGCACCACACCAGTTCAAAGCTGGTTTTTAGACCAAACTTTAGTGATGGGTTATTGGGGAAGTAAAGATAGCGGCGCAAAGCGCAGCTACCACCATACCGCTCCAGTGAACGCATTATATGCACTGCATGAGTCGCTACGTTTGTTAGCGAGCGAAGGGTTAGAAAATGCGTGGCAGCGTCATGCTGATATGCATCAGTTATTACGCGCGGGTCTCGAGCAATTAGGTTTAAGCTTTGTGGTTGATGAATCGTGCCGTTTACCACAGCTTAATGCTGTGTATATTCCTGATGGGGCTGATGATGCATTAGTGAGAAAGCAATTGCTTGAAAGCTATAACCTTGAAATAGGTGCAGGTCTTGGCGCATTGGCGGGTAAAGCGTGGCGTATTGGCCTGATGGGTTATGCTGCTCGTCGAGAGAATGTGGCTTTATGCTTACGCGCATTAGATGAAGTGCTTAATTAG